One stretch of Pararhizobium qamdonense DNA includes these proteins:
- a CDS encoding ketopantoate reductase family protein: MESTETKPGQFRSICIFGAGAIGGALAARLASSPMLKGATITAIARGAHLNAIRDKGLHLHEPGKTEPLVARFAATGNAGELERQDLVIVTLKGHQLTAASADIAGLLKPDSRVVMIQNGIPWWYFHGDKTSGLEGRKVEALDPDGLIWQRIGPQRVIAGVIYQGAQMLEPGHIRLTSGGLLHLGEPSGAISPELTAIADLLQASGWTIKTTDRIRDEIWSKFLGNAAFNPISALTRGRISEIMDGPAVDLVKQVMTEVHSVAGKLGCHVRETVEEKLEHGRGLGNAKTSMLQDLEQGRPMEITPLTRAVTLLGRMAGVPTPANDMLLSLISQLDASMAKARAQEI, translated from the coding sequence ATGGAAAGTACCGAAACGAAGCCGGGCCAGTTCCGCAGCATCTGCATTTTCGGCGCAGGCGCCATTGGCGGGGCGCTGGCGGCGCGGCTGGCGTCCTCTCCGATGCTCAAGGGCGCGACGATCACGGCGATCGCGCGCGGCGCACATCTCAACGCCATCCGGGACAAGGGTCTGCACCTGCATGAGCCCGGCAAGACCGAGCCGCTGGTTGCCAGATTTGCCGCAACCGGTAATGCAGGCGAACTTGAGCGCCAAGACCTCGTCATTGTGACCCTCAAGGGACATCAGCTGACGGCAGCCAGCGCCGACATTGCCGGCCTTTTGAAACCGGACAGCCGCGTGGTGATGATCCAGAACGGTATTCCTTGGTGGTATTTCCATGGCGACAAGACGAGTGGTCTTGAAGGCCGCAAGGTCGAGGCGCTCGATCCGGATGGCCTGATCTGGCAGCGGATCGGCCCGCAGCGCGTGATCGCCGGGGTCATCTATCAGGGCGCGCAGATGCTGGAGCCCGGCCATATCCGGCTCACCAGCGGCGGCCTTCTGCATCTCGGCGAGCCCTCCGGCGCGATCTCGCCGGAACTGACGGCGATTGCGGATCTGCTGCAGGCCAGCGGCTGGACGATCAAGACGACGGATCGCATCCGCGATGAGATCTGGTCGAAATTTCTCGGCAACGCGGCCTTCAATCCGATCAGCGCGCTGACCAGGGGGCGGATTTCGGAGATCATGGACGGACCGGCCGTGGACCTGGTGAAGCAGGTTATGACGGAGGTGCATAGCGTCGCCGGGAAGCTCGGCTGCCATGTCCGCGAAACGGTGGAGGAGAAGCTGGAGCATGGCCGGGGGCTCGGCAATGCCAAGACCTCGATGCTGCAGGATCTCGAACAGGGCCGGCCGATGGAGATCACGCCGCTCACCCGCGCCGTCACGCTTTTGGGGCGCATGGCCGGTGTGCCGACACCGGCCAACGACATGCTCCTGTCCCTGATCTCGCAACTCGACGCGTCGATGGCGAAAGCGCGGGCACAGGAGATTTGA
- a CDS encoding VOC family protein, with product MTVLRIVANLEARDPEAGRAFYSDLLGLDLVMDHGWILTFASGEQAPAQVSIASEGGSGTPVPQLSIEVDNVDEIHAKAKRMGLEIVYEITDEPWGVRRFYVRDPFGTIVNILTHTGR from the coding sequence ATGACCGTTCTTCGTATCGTCGCCAATCTTGAGGCCAGGGACCCTGAGGCGGGCCGGGCCTTTTATAGCGACCTGCTCGGTCTCGACCTCGTCATGGACCACGGCTGGATCCTGACTTTCGCATCCGGGGAGCAGGCGCCAGCACAGGTGTCCATCGCCAGCGAAGGCGGCTCCGGAACGCCGGTGCCGCAGCTGTCCATCGAGGTCGATAATGTCGATGAGATCCATGCAAAAGCCAAGCGGATGGGCCTGGAGATCGTCTATGAAATCACCGACGAACCCTGGGGGGTGCGGCGCTTCTACGTCCGCGACCCCTTCGGCACGATCGTCAATATCCTCACCCACACGGGGCGGTGA
- a CDS encoding HAD family hydrolase — MSSVSQPVFGKKYSAFLFDMDGTLLSSIEAAERVWGKWAASHGLDVATFLPTMHGKRGVDTIRQLGLPGVDPEAESAIICQGEIEDIEGVKPLPGAIEFLKSLPPERWAIVTSSPRELAKVRIAAAGLPEPKFIVIAEDVSRGKPSPECYLLGAKRVGFDAKDCLVFEDVAAGVIAGEAAGSDVMVITATHTHPFVTTHQTIPGYIGIEVSVDENGDLTLTDRR; from the coding sequence GTGTCTTCAGTGTCCCAGCCGGTCTTCGGCAAGAAATACTCCGCCTTTCTGTTCGATATGGATGGAACGCTCCTGAGCTCCATCGAAGCGGCCGAACGGGTCTGGGGGAAATGGGCTGCAAGCCACGGCCTGGACGTCGCCACCTTCCTGCCGACCATGCACGGCAAGCGCGGCGTCGATACGATCCGCCAGCTGGGCTTGCCGGGCGTCGATCCGGAAGCGGAATCGGCGATCATCTGCCAGGGCGAGATCGAGGATATCGAGGGCGTCAAGCCGCTGCCGGGCGCGATTGAATTTCTCAAAAGCCTGCCGCCGGAGCGCTGGGCCATCGTCACCTCGTCGCCGCGTGAACTCGCCAAGGTGCGCATCGCCGCCGCCGGCCTGCCGGAGCCGAAATTCATCGTCATCGCCGAGGATGTCTCGCGCGGCAAGCCGAGCCCGGAATGCTACCTGCTCGGCGCCAAGCGCGTCGGCTTCGATGCCAAGGATTGCCTCGTGTTCGAAGACGTCGCCGCCGGCGTCATCGCCGGCGAAGCGGCCGGGTCCGACGTGATGGTCATCACCGCCACGCACACCCATCCGTTCGTAACAACCCACCAGACGATCCCGGGCTATATCGGCATCGAAGTCTCGGTCGATGAAAACGGTGATCTCACCCTGACCGATCGCCGCTGA
- a CDS encoding LysE family translocator, giving the protein MTLEYLLTSIVVILLPGTGVLYTLATGLNSGARASILAAFGCTLGILPHIIASVAGLAALLHTSALAFEVIKYLGVAYLLYMAFSVLRDAESLQVTEKARPMRPGKIIATAILLNSLNPKLSLFFLAFLPQFVPDATPSPTLSMLWLAAVFMALTFIIFVFYGVFAAAARRHVISRPGVTLWLRRGFAGAFGLMGLRLALSAR; this is encoded by the coding sequence ATGACCCTTGAATATCTGCTGACATCCATCGTCGTTATCCTGCTGCCCGGCACCGGCGTGCTCTATACGCTGGCAACGGGCCTCAATTCCGGCGCGCGCGCCAGCATTCTCGCGGCCTTCGGCTGCACGCTCGGCATTCTGCCGCATATCATTGCCAGCGTCGCGGGACTGGCGGCCCTTCTGCACACCAGCGCGCTGGCCTTTGAGGTGATCAAATATCTCGGCGTTGCCTATCTGCTGTATATGGCCTTTAGCGTCCTTCGCGATGCCGAAAGCCTGCAGGTCACGGAGAAAGCCCGGCCCATGCGGCCCGGCAAGATCATCGCAACGGCCATTCTGCTCAACAGTCTCAATCCGAAACTGTCGCTGTTCTTTCTGGCTTTCCTACCGCAATTCGTGCCGGATGCCACACCGTCGCCCACCCTGTCTATGCTGTGGCTTGCCGCCGTGTTCATGGCGCTCACCTTCATCATTTTCGTGTTCTACGGCGTCTTTGCCGCAGCGGCACGGCGCCATGTCATTTCGCGTCCTGGCGTGACCCTCTGGCTGCGACGCGGTTTTGCCGGTGCCTTCGGGCTGATGGGGCTGCGGCTGGCGCTCTCTGCGCGCTAA
- a CDS encoding AraC family transcriptional regulator, with product MKTGIFRMRPCAMKGVEAVEADTAHSFGRHTHDQFGIGVILRGAQKSASGRGPVEAGPGDMITVNPGEVHDGHPIGAEGRAWRMLYVDPEVIAEAVLDIGEGRAEDFVFSQPVMHDGRAVRSLLPVYAAMTQMGETLAPESGFLQLLASLMTRRNVSRFVPPSVKRAMAMLDDDPAAATSLADLAAASGLSRFQVVRAFSEMTGMTPHAYLVQRRIRSVRRMIAKGTPLADAAFAGGFADQSHMTRAFVRAYGITPGAYALAHR from the coding sequence ATGAAAACCGGGATATTCCGGATGCGTCCCTGTGCAATGAAGGGGGTGGAGGCCGTCGAGGCGGATACCGCCCATAGTTTCGGCCGCCATACGCATGACCAGTTCGGCATCGGCGTCATCCTGCGCGGCGCCCAGAAATCTGCCAGCGGCCGCGGTCCGGTCGAAGCCGGTCCCGGCGACATGATCACCGTCAATCCCGGTGAAGTGCACGACGGCCATCCGATCGGCGCTGAAGGCCGTGCCTGGCGGATGCTCTATGTCGATCCGGAGGTGATTGCTGAGGCCGTTTTGGATATCGGCGAGGGCAGGGCGGAGGATTTTGTCTTTTCGCAGCCGGTCATGCACGACGGACGAGCCGTTCGAAGTCTGCTGCCGGTCTATGCAGCGATGACGCAGATGGGTGAAACACTGGCGCCGGAATCAGGATTCCTGCAGCTGCTTGCTTCCCTGATGACCCGCCGTAACGTTTCCCGTTTCGTCCCGCCATCCGTCAAACGGGCCATGGCCATGCTGGACGATGATCCCGCTGCCGCCACGTCGCTTGCCGATCTCGCTGCCGCAAGCGGCCTCAGCCGTTTCCAGGTGGTGCGGGCCTTTTCTGAAATGACCGGCATGACCCCGCATGCCTATCTCGTGCAGCGCCGCATCCGCTCCGTTCGCCGGATGATCGCCAAGGGGACGCCGCTTGCCGATGCGGCCTTTGCCGGCGGCTTTGCCGACCAGAGCCATATGACCCGGGCTTTCGTCCGCGCCTATGGCATCACGCCGGGCGCCTACGCTCTGGCGCATCGCTGA
- a CDS encoding GFA family protein, translating to MHIDGHCHCGAIRYEAEIDPDKIGICHCTDCQHLTGSPYRVTVSVPAADFRIIAGEPKTYTKTGDNGSTRFQMFCGNCGSPIYTTGTGADAEEVGIRWGNITERRDLAPKHQIWCSSAANWFGERDALPGRERE from the coding sequence ATGCATATCGATGGACATTGTCACTGCGGCGCGATCCGGTATGAGGCTGAGATCGATCCGGACAAGATCGGCATCTGCCATTGTACCGATTGCCAGCATCTGACCGGCTCGCCCTACCGGGTGACGGTCTCCGTGCCGGCAGCCGATTTCCGCATCATTGCGGGCGAGCCAAAGACCTATACGAAGACTGGCGACAATGGCAGCACGCGCTTCCAGATGTTCTGCGGCAATTGCGGTTCACCAATTTATACGACGGGCACCGGTGCGGATGCCGAAGAGGTCGGTATCCGTTGGGGCAATATCACTGAGCGCCGCGATCTTGCGCCCAAGCATCAGATCTGGTGTTCTTCTGCGGCCAACTGGTTTGGCGAGCGCGATGCGCTGCCGGGCCGGGAGCGCGAATGA
- the iolB gene encoding 5-deoxy-glucuronate isomerase, translated as MPNLLVKPKGDKGRVTHVTPQNAGWTYVGFDLNRVKAGETVSGETGDREVCLVWVSGKGETSVDGQDFGVVGERMTPFDGAPHALYVAPGAAWQVTAVTDLELAVCSAPGGGGFKTKPIPAGTHPQMTRGKNTNTRYVTNIMPEDDNAAHSLLVVEVITPGGHTSSYPPHKHDEDNLPAESFLEETYYHRLNPSQGFAMQRVYTDDRSLDETMAVEDGDVTLVPKGYHPVAAIHGYDLYYLNVMAGPSRVWKFNNAKEHAWLFTGV; from the coding sequence ATGCCGAACCTGCTCGTAAAACCCAAGGGCGACAAAGGCCGCGTAACGCACGTCACGCCGCAAAACGCCGGCTGGACCTATGTCGGCTTCGATCTCAACAGGGTGAAGGCAGGCGAGACGGTCTCGGGCGAAACCGGGGATCGCGAGGTCTGCCTGGTGTGGGTCAGTGGTAAGGGCGAGACCAGCGTTGACGGTCAGGATTTTGGCGTGGTGGGCGAGCGCATGACGCCGTTCGACGGCGCGCCGCATGCGTTATATGTCGCGCCGGGCGCAGCATGGCAGGTAACGGCCGTTACCGATCTCGAACTCGCCGTCTGCTCCGCGCCGGGCGGTGGCGGCTTCAAGACCAAACCCATCCCTGCAGGCACTCACCCGCAAATGACACGCGGCAAGAATACCAACACCCGCTATGTCACCAACATCATGCCGGAAGACGACAATGCCGCCCATTCCCTGCTGGTGGTCGAGGTCATCACCCCCGGCGGCCATACATCGTCCTATCCGCCGCACAAGCATGACGAGGACAATCTGCCGGCCGAGAGCTTTCTGGAAGAAACCTATTATCACCGGCTGAACCCATCCCAGGGCTTTGCCATGCAGCGGGTCTACACCGATGACCGCTCGCTGGACGAGACGATGGCGGTGGAGGATGGTGACGTGACGCTGGTGCCGAAGGGATATCATCCGGTGGCAGCGATCCATGGCTACGACCTCTATTATCTCAATGTGATGGCCGGCCCGTCCCGCGTCTGGAAATTCAACAATGCTAAGGAACATGCCTGGCTGTTCACCGGCGTCTGA
- the iolE gene encoding myo-inosose-2 dehydratase — MKAKLGMSPIAWWNDDLPELSDDVSLEECLRQSRSAGFTGMEQGRRFPNNPDEMLPILRAADVTLCGGWFSGTLVDEDLSANKDRIAPMIELFKAVNAPCIVYGEVGRSIQGDRSKPLATKPRLGDDEMKAYARRVTEFGEWCADQGMPLSYHHHMAAVVETEPELDAFMKNSGEGIPLLLDAGHLAFAGGDVLRAIDNHHARINHVHVKDIRQSVVDGLDRSRQSFLDAVALGAFTVPGDGSLDFGAIVQRFADYGYEGWFVVEAEQDPRKSPPQRMAEVGYAELMRVMTAAGYTVETEGFPKG; from the coding sequence ATGAAAGCCAAACTCGGCATGTCGCCCATTGCCTGGTGGAACGACGACCTTCCGGAACTGAGCGACGACGTGTCGCTGGAGGAATGCCTGCGCCAGTCGCGCAGCGCCGGCTTTACCGGCATGGAGCAGGGGCGCCGCTTTCCCAACAATCCCGACGAGATGCTGCCGATCCTGCGCGCGGCCGACGTGACGCTCTGCGGCGGCTGGTTTTCCGGCACGCTGGTCGATGAGGATCTCTCAGCCAACAAGGACCGCATCGCGCCGATGATCGAGCTGTTCAAGGCTGTCAATGCGCCTTGCATCGTCTATGGCGAAGTCGGCCGTTCGATCCAGGGCGACCGGTCCAAACCGCTCGCCACCAAGCCGCGCCTTGGCGATGACGAGATGAAAGCCTATGCCCGCCGCGTTACCGAATTCGGCGAATGGTGTGCAGACCAGGGCATGCCGCTCTCCTACCACCACCATATGGCGGCTGTCGTGGAAACCGAGCCGGAACTCGACGCCTTCATGAAGAATTCGGGCGAGGGCATCCCGCTGCTTCTGGATGCCGGCCATCTGGCCTTTGCCGGCGGCGACGTGCTGCGCGCCATCGACAACCACCATGCCCGCATCAACCACGTGCATGTGAAGGACATCCGCCAATCCGTCGTCGACGGCCTGGATCGCAGCCGCCAGTCCTTCCTGGACGCGGTGGCGCTCGGCGCGTTCACTGTGCCCGGCGACGGCTCGCTCGATTTTGGCGCGATCGTTCAGCGTTTTGCTGATTACGGCTATGAAGGCTGGTTCGTCGTCGAAGCCGAGCAGGACCCCCGCAAGTCGCCGCCGCAAAGGATGGCAGAGGTCGGCTATGCCGAACTGATGCGCGTCATGACCGCTGCAGGCTATACAGTGGAAACGGAAGGGTTTCCGAAGGGGTGA
- the iolD gene encoding 3D-(3,5/4)-trihydroxycyclohexane-1,2-dione acylhydrolase (decyclizing), with product MSHKTVRLTMAQAVARFLTKQMTVIDGEKTPIFGGVFAIFGHGNVAGIGEALHGIKDTLPTYRAQNEQGMANAAIAFAKASFRRRFMACTTSIGPGALNMVTSAALAHVNRLPVLLLPGDVFANRRPDPVLQQIEDFGDGTMTVNDCFRPVSRYFDRITRPEQIIPALRRAMQVLTDPADCGPVTLSLCQDVQAEAYDYPESFFDEKVWTSRRLHPDADELAHAIAVLKAAKKPVIISGGGVLYSEASKTLAAFAERHGIPVVETQAGKSSLPHSHPLNMGSVGVTGTSASNQMAEDADVVLAVGSRLQDFTTGSWSLFKNDSLKIIGLNTQAFDAAKHEALPLVSDARVGLDALSAGLGSHKVDASWTRKATDGKAEWLKAADKATAATNAALPSDAQVIGAVQRARTENTTLVCAAGGLPGELHKLWQADAPGSYHMEYGFSTMGYEVAGGLGVKLAKPDSDVIVMVGDGSYMMLNAEIASSIMLGAKITIVLLDNAGYGCINRLQMATGGANFNNLLRDTHHVTLPAIDFAGHAAAMGALTRKVASISELEIALKETAGENRTTVIVIDTDPLITTGEGGNWWDVAVPEVSVRSEVNAARKGYEKALASQRIG from the coding sequence ATGAGCCACAAGACCGTTCGCCTGACCATGGCGCAAGCCGTCGCGCGGTTTCTGACCAAGCAGATGACCGTGATCGACGGTGAGAAGACCCCGATCTTCGGCGGTGTCTTCGCCATTTTCGGCCATGGCAATGTCGCCGGTATCGGCGAGGCGCTGCATGGCATCAAGGACACGCTGCCGACCTACCGCGCCCAGAACGAGCAGGGCATGGCCAATGCGGCGATCGCCTTTGCCAAGGCAAGCTTCCGCCGCCGCTTCATGGCCTGCACCACGTCGATCGGCCCCGGCGCGCTTAACATGGTGACATCGGCAGCCCTTGCCCATGTCAACCGCCTGCCGGTCCTGCTTCTCCCCGGCGATGTCTTTGCCAATCGCCGTCCGGACCCGGTCCTCCAGCAGATCGAGGATTTCGGCGATGGCACGATGACCGTCAACGACTGCTTCCGCCCGGTTTCGCGCTATTTCGACCGGATCACCCGCCCCGAACAGATCATCCCGGCGCTGCGCCGCGCCATGCAGGTGCTGACCGATCCCGCCGATTGCGGCCCGGTCACGCTGTCGCTCTGCCAGGATGTGCAGGCGGAAGCCTATGATTATCCCGAAAGCTTCTTTGACGAAAAAGTCTGGACCTCGCGCCGCCTGCATCCGGATGCGGACGAACTGGCCCATGCGATCGCGGTGCTCAAAGCGGCGAAAAAGCCGGTCATCATTTCCGGCGGCGGCGTGCTGTATTCCGAAGCCAGCAAGACGCTTGCGGCCTTTGCAGAACGGCATGGCATTCCGGTCGTCGAAACCCAGGCCGGAAAATCATCGCTGCCGCACAGCCATCCTCTCAACATGGGCTCGGTCGGCGTCACCGGCACATCGGCCTCCAACCAGATGGCCGAGGATGCCGATGTCGTTCTCGCCGTCGGCTCGCGCCTGCAGGATTTCACCACCGGCTCCTGGTCGCTGTTCAAGAACGACAGCCTGAAGATCATCGGCCTCAACACGCAAGCCTTCGACGCCGCCAAGCATGAAGCCCTACCGCTGGTCTCCGACGCCCGCGTCGGCCTCGATGCGCTGAGCGCCGGTCTGGGGTCGCACAAGGTGGATGCCAGCTGGACGCGGAAGGCAACGGACGGCAAGGCCGAATGGCTGAAGGCCGCAGACAAGGCGACTGCAGCGACCAACGCAGCGCTGCCCTCCGACGCGCAGGTGATCGGCGCCGTCCAGCGGGCCCGCACGGAAAATACCACGCTGGTCTGCGCCGCCGGTGGTCTTCCCGGTGAATTGCACAAGCTCTGGCAGGCGGATGCCCCCGGCAGCTATCACATGGAATACGGCTTCTCGACCATGGGCTATGAAGTCGCCGGCGGCCTCGGCGTCAAGCTCGCCAAGCCCGACAGCGACGTCATCGTCATGGTCGGCGACGGCAGCTACATGATGCTGAACGCAGAAATTGCCTCGTCGATCATGCTCGGCGCCAAGATCACCATCGTGCTGCTCGACAATGCCGGTTACGGCTGCATCAACCGGCTGCAGATGGCGACCGGCGGTGCCAACTTCAACAACCTGCTTCGCGACACCCATCACGTCACGCTGCCGGCGATCGATTTTGCCGGTCATGCTGCAGCCATGGGGGCGCTCACCCGCAAGGTCGCCTCGATCAGCGAGCTGGAAATCGCGCTGAAGGAAACCGCCGGCGAAAACCGCACCACCGTCATCGTCATCGATACCGACCCGCTGATCACCACCGGCGAGGGTGGCAACTGGTGGGATGTGGCGGTCCCGGAAGTCTCCGTCCGCTCCGAGGTCAACGCGGCCCGCAAGGGCTATGAAAAGGCGCTCGCGTCGCAGCGTATCGGTTAG
- a CDS encoding bifunctional 5-dehydro-2-deoxygluconokinase/5-dehydro-2-deoxyphosphogluconate aldolase: protein MSQSNGTQADKPLDLITIGRASVDLYGQQIGTRLEDVASFAKSVGGCPTNISVGTARLGLKSALLTRVGKEQMGRFIREQLEREGVETKGIVTDPERLTALAILAVESDHSFPLLFYRDNCADSALCEDDISEDFIRSARAILVTGTHFAKPHTDAAQRKAIRIAKESGAKVVFDIDYRPNLWGLAGHDAGDNRYIASEKVSAHLKTVLADCDLIVGTEEEVLIASGDSDLLAALKTIRANSKATIVLKRGPMGCIVYDGAISDNLEDGIVGKGFPIEVYNVLGAGDAFMSGFLRGWLKDEPHATSATWANACGAFAVSRLLCAPEIPTWTELQFFLEKGSKEKALRKDEAINHIHWATTRRREIPQLMALAIDHRSQLEDLAGDNAELLARIPAFKVLAVKAAERIANGRPGFGMLIDDKYGRDALYAVNKNFWIGKPIELPGSRPLQFEFSQDLGSRLIEWPVDHCIKVLSFFHPDDPAEMKAAQIAKLRSAFEAARKVGREILIEIIAGKHGTLDDTTIPRALTELYDAGLKPDWWKLEPQASRAAWAAVDAVIEARDPHCRGVVLLGLEAPYEALKDGFAAARTSKTVKGFAVGRTIFAEASKAWLAGEIDDEQAIADMAGKFEALVNLWLGLAETKAA, encoded by the coding sequence GTGAGCCAGAGCAACGGTACGCAGGCGGACAAGCCGCTTGATCTTATCACCATCGGCCGCGCCTCGGTCGATCTTTACGGCCAGCAGATCGGAACCCGGCTTGAAGATGTCGCCAGCTTCGCCAAATCCGTCGGTGGCTGCCCCACAAATATTTCCGTCGGCACCGCGCGCCTCGGCCTGAAATCGGCGCTTCTGACCCGTGTCGGCAAGGAGCAGATGGGCCGCTTCATCCGCGAGCAGCTGGAGCGCGAGGGTGTCGAGACGAAGGGTATCGTCACCGATCCCGAGCGGTTGACGGCCCTTGCCATCCTGGCTGTCGAAAGCGACCATTCCTTCCCGTTGCTGTTCTACCGCGACAATTGCGCCGATAGCGCGCTCTGCGAAGACGATATTTCCGAGGACTTCATCCGTTCGGCCCGCGCCATCTTGGTCACGGGCACGCATTTCGCCAAGCCGCATACCGATGCCGCCCAGCGCAAGGCGATCCGCATCGCCAAGGAAAGCGGCGCCAAGGTGGTGTTCGATATCGATTACCGCCCGAACCTGTGGGGCCTTGCCGGCCATGATGCCGGTGACAATCGCTACATCGCCTCGGAAAAAGTGTCGGCGCATCTAAAGACTGTGCTTGCCGATTGCGACCTGATCGTCGGCACCGAAGAGGAAGTGCTGATCGCATCCGGCGACAGCGATCTTCTGGCAGCGCTGAAGACCATACGCGCCAATTCGAAGGCGACGATCGTCTTGAAGCGCGGCCCGATGGGCTGCATCGTCTATGATGGCGCCATCTCCGATAATCTGGAAGACGGCATTGTCGGCAAGGGTTTTCCGATCGAGGTCTACAACGTGCTTGGCGCCGGCGACGCGTTCATGTCCGGTTTCCTGCGCGGCTGGCTGAAAGACGAGCCGCACGCGACCTCGGCCACCTGGGCCAATGCCTGCGGCGCCTTTGCCGTGTCGCGCCTGCTCTGCGCGCCGGAAATCCCGACCTGGACCGAGCTGCAATTTTTCCTCGAAAAGGGCAGCAAGGAAAAGGCGCTGCGCAAGGACGAGGCGATCAACCACATTCATTGGGCAACCACGCGGCGCCGCGAAATCCCGCAGCTGATGGCGCTCGCCATCGATCACCGCAGTCAGTTGGAGGATCTCGCCGGGGACAATGCCGAGCTTTTGGCCCGCATCCCGGCCTTCAAGGTTCTCGCCGTCAAGGCGGCCGAGCGCATCGCCAATGGCCGTCCCGGCTTCGGCATGCTGATCGACGACAAATATGGCCGCGATGCGCTCTATGCCGTCAACAAGAACTTCTGGATCGGCAAGCCGATCGAGCTTCCTGGCTCGCGTCCGCTGCAGTTCGAGTTCAGCCAGGATCTCGGCAGCCGGCTGATCGAATGGCCGGTCGATCACTGCATCAAGGTCCTGAGCTTCTTCCATCCCGATGATCCCGCAGAGATGAAGGCCGCCCAGATTGCCAAGCTGCGATCCGCCTTCGAGGCGGCCCGCAAGGTCGGCCGCGAAATCCTCATCGAGATCATCGCCGGCAAACATGGTACGCTTGATGATACCACGATCCCGAGGGCACTCACCGAACTCTACGATGCCGGCCTGAAGCCGGACTGGTGGAAACTGGAGCCGCAGGCAAGCCGCGCCGCCTGGGCCGCGGTCGATGCCGTGATCGAAGCGCGCGATCCCCATTGCCGGGGCGTTGTCCTGCTTGGGCTGGAAGCGCCCTATGAGGCGCTGAAGGACGGCTTTGCCGCCGCCCGCACATCAAAGACCGTCAAGGGTTTCGCCGTCGGCCGCACGATCTTCGCCGAGGCCAGCAAGGCCTGGCTGGCGGGCGAGATCGATGACGAACAGGCGATCGCCGATATGGCGGGCAAGTTCGAGGCGCTGGTCAATCTCTGGCTCGGGCTGGCGGAAACGAAGGCCGCCTGA
- a CDS encoding MurR/RpiR family transcriptional regulator yields the protein MAEPENSIAIPQDFDGLKTIILERKAQLPKRLRQVAAYALDNPDEIAFGTAASIATSADVQPSTLVRFAQHFGFEGFSSLQQIFRARLRERTPGYDERLKALSGNDHSKLESGSIFNGFVAAAHRSLDNIASSVEPEAFERAVNILAAAETIYLVAKRRSYPISGYMAYAFGKLKVKYQLVGTAAGIDDDILAMAGPKDAAFAVSFSPYASESVNQAKLLANRRVPVVSLTDSAFSPLAESSKVWFELVEADHAGFRSLSASMAFAMALTVAVAEKRRRIGEDDLIE from the coding sequence ATGGCCGAACCCGAAAACAGCATCGCCATTCCGCAGGATTTCGACGGGCTCAAGACGATCATCCTGGAGCGCAAGGCGCAGCTGCCGAAGCGGCTGCGCCAAGTGGCAGCCTATGCGCTCGACAATCCCGACGAGATCGCCTTCGGCACGGCAGCCAGCATCGCAACGTCCGCCGATGTTCAGCCCTCGACGCTGGTGCGCTTTGCCCAGCATTTCGGCTTTGAAGGGTTTTCCAGCCTGCAGCAGATTTTCCGGGCACGTTTGCGCGAGCGCACGCCCGGCTATGATGAGCGCCTGAAGGCACTGAGTGGCAATGATCACAGCAAGCTGGAAAGCGGCTCGATCTTCAACGGCTTCGTGGCCGCAGCCCATCGTTCCCTCGACAATATCGCCAGTTCCGTCGAGCCTGAAGCCTTCGAGCGCGCCGTCAATATCCTGGCTGCGGCCGAAACCATCTATCTCGTCGCCAAGCGGCGGTCCTATCCGATCTCCGGTTACATGGCCTATGCCTTTGGAAAGCTGAAGGTCAAATATCAGCTGGTCGGCACGGCGGCCGGGATCGATGACGATATTCTGGCCATGGCCGGCCCGAAGGATGCGGCCTTCGCCGTCAGTTTCTCGCCCTATGCGTCCGAGAGCGTCAATCAGGCCAAGCTGCTCGCCAATCGCAGGGTCCCCGTCGTATCCCTGACCGATTCGGCCTTCTCGCCGCTGGCGGAATCCTCGAAAGTCTGGTTCGAGCTGGTCGAGGCCGATCATGCCGGGTTTCGCTCGCTCTCCGCCAGCATGGCCTTCGCCATGGCGCTGACGGTTGCCGTTGCGGAAAAAAGGCGGCGGATCGGCGAAGATGATTTAATAGAATGA